One Astatotilapia calliptera chromosome 1, fAstCal1.2, whole genome shotgun sequence DNA segment encodes these proteins:
- the LOC113026352 gene encoding COUP transcription factor 2-like isoform X2, which yields MAMVAWRNTEAVGDSQGTLSSPVSQVAPLSLPGELTGHMNPAPSLEIPQTAAAPQGAPPSNPSGNTVATTTNNNNSTSSSSSSSSLSMDKQQSQQIECIVCGDKSSGKHYGQFTCEGCKSFFKRSVRRNLTYTCRANRNCPIDQHHRNQCQYCRLKKCLKVGMRREAVQRGRIPTQSYHGQFALTNGDPLQCHSYLSGYISLLLRAEPYPTSRFGSQCLQNNNILGIENICELAARMLFSAVEWARNIPFFPDLQVPDQVALLRLTWSELFVLNAAQCSMPVHAAPLLAAAGLHASPMSADRVVAFMDHIRVFQEQVEKLKVLHVDSAEYSCIKAIVLFTTDACGLSDVAHVEGLQEKSQCALEEYVRSQYPNQPNRFGKLLLRLPSLRSVSSSVIEQLFFVRLVGKTPIETLIRDMLLSGSSFNWPYMAIQ from the exons ATGGCGATGGTAGCGTGGAGAAACACCGAGGCGGTCGGGGACTCTCAGGGGACTCTTTCCTCCCCGGTGTCTCAGGTTGCACCTCTGTCTCTGCCCGGAGAGCTGACGGGACACATGAACCCGGCGCCTTCTCTGGAAATACCCCAAACAGCAGCTGCACCTCAGGGAGCACCGCCGTCCAATCCGTCCGGCAACACCGTCGCGACCACCaccaacaataacaacagcacctcctcttcctcctcctcctcctccttgtccATGGACAAACAGCAGAGCCAGCAGATCGAGTGCATCGTGTGCGGGGATAAATCCAGCGGGAAGCACTATGGACAGTTCACATGCGAAGGATGTAAGAGCTTCTTTAAACGCAGCGTCAGGAGAAACCTGACCTACACCTGCAGGGCCAACAGGAACTGTCCCATAGACCAGCACCACCGCAACCAGTGCCAGTACTGTCGCCTCAAGAAATGCCTCAAAGTCGGCATGAGGAGAGAAG CTGTCCAGAGAGGCAGAATACCAACCCAGTCATATCACGGCCAGTTTGCTCTGACAAACGGGGATCCTCTGCAGTGCCACTCCTATCTGTCGGGGTacatctctctgctgctgcggGCCGAACCCTACCCGACCTCCAGGTTTGGCTCTCAGTGCCTGCAGAACAACAACATCCTGGGCATTGAGAACATCTGCGAGCTGGCGGCTCGGATGCTCTTCAGCGCTGTGGAGTGGGCCCGCAACATCCCTTTTTTCCCGGACCTGCAGGTGCCGGACCAGGTGGCCCTTCTTCGCCTCACCTGGAGCGAACTGTTCGTCCTGAACGCCGCCCAGTGCTCCATGCCCGTCCACGCCGCCCCGCTACTGGCCGCTGCTGGTCTCCACGCATCCCCAATGTCTGCTGACCGGGTGGTGGCCTTCATGGACCACATCCGGGTCTTCCAGGAGCAGGTGGAGAAGCTGAAGGTGCTGCACGTGGATTCGGCGGAGTACAGCTGCATTAAGGCCATCGTGCTGTTCACCACAG ATGCTTGTGGTCTATCAGATGTGGCCCATGTGGAGGGTCTCCAGGAGAAATCGCAGTGTGCTTTAGAAGAGTATGTGAGGAGCCAGTATCCCAACCAGCCTAACAGGTTTGGGAAGCTGCTGCTTCGCTTGCCTTCCCTccgcagcgtctcttcttctgtCATAGAGCAGCTTTTCTTCGTCCGTCTGGTGGGGAAAACACCCATAGAAACTCTGATAAGGGACATGCTGCTTTCTGGTAGCAGCTTCAACTGGCCTTACATGGCTATTCAATAG
- the LOC113026352 gene encoding COUP transcription factor 2-like isoform X1, with protein MAMVAWRNTEAVGDSQGTLSSPVSQVAPLSLPGELTGHMNPAPSLEIPQTAAAPQGAPPSNPSGNTVATTTNNNNSTSSSSSSSSLSMDKQQSQQIECIVCGDKSSGKHYGQFTCEGCKSFFKRSVRRNLTYTCRANRNCPIDQHHRNQCQYCRLKKCLKVGMRREGTRWHQTVITAVQRGRIPTQSYHGQFALTNGDPLQCHSYLSGYISLLLRAEPYPTSRFGSQCLQNNNILGIENICELAARMLFSAVEWARNIPFFPDLQVPDQVALLRLTWSELFVLNAAQCSMPVHAAPLLAAAGLHASPMSADRVVAFMDHIRVFQEQVEKLKVLHVDSAEYSCIKAIVLFTTDACGLSDVAHVEGLQEKSQCALEEYVRSQYPNQPNRFGKLLLRLPSLRSVSSSVIEQLFFVRLVGKTPIETLIRDMLLSGSSFNWPYMAIQ; from the exons ATGGCGATGGTAGCGTGGAGAAACACCGAGGCGGTCGGGGACTCTCAGGGGACTCTTTCCTCCCCGGTGTCTCAGGTTGCACCTCTGTCTCTGCCCGGAGAGCTGACGGGACACATGAACCCGGCGCCTTCTCTGGAAATACCCCAAACAGCAGCTGCACCTCAGGGAGCACCGCCGTCCAATCCGTCCGGCAACACCGTCGCGACCACCaccaacaataacaacagcacctcctcttcctcctcctcctcctccttgtccATGGACAAACAGCAGAGCCAGCAGATCGAGTGCATCGTGTGCGGGGATAAATCCAGCGGGAAGCACTATGGACAGTTCACATGCGAAGGATGTAAGAGCTTCTTTAAACGCAGCGTCAGGAGAAACCTGACCTACACCTGCAGGGCCAACAGGAACTGTCCCATAGACCAGCACCACCGCAACCAGTGCCAGTACTGTCGCCTCAAGAAATGCCTCAAAGTCGGCATGAGGAGAGAAGGTACGCGCTGGCATCAAACTGTTATTACTG CTGTCCAGAGAGGCAGAATACCAACCCAGTCATATCACGGCCAGTTTGCTCTGACAAACGGGGATCCTCTGCAGTGCCACTCCTATCTGTCGGGGTacatctctctgctgctgcggGCCGAACCCTACCCGACCTCCAGGTTTGGCTCTCAGTGCCTGCAGAACAACAACATCCTGGGCATTGAGAACATCTGCGAGCTGGCGGCTCGGATGCTCTTCAGCGCTGTGGAGTGGGCCCGCAACATCCCTTTTTTCCCGGACCTGCAGGTGCCGGACCAGGTGGCCCTTCTTCGCCTCACCTGGAGCGAACTGTTCGTCCTGAACGCCGCCCAGTGCTCCATGCCCGTCCACGCCGCCCCGCTACTGGCCGCTGCTGGTCTCCACGCATCCCCAATGTCTGCTGACCGGGTGGTGGCCTTCATGGACCACATCCGGGTCTTCCAGGAGCAGGTGGAGAAGCTGAAGGTGCTGCACGTGGATTCGGCGGAGTACAGCTGCATTAAGGCCATCGTGCTGTTCACCACAG ATGCTTGTGGTCTATCAGATGTGGCCCATGTGGAGGGTCTCCAGGAGAAATCGCAGTGTGCTTTAGAAGAGTATGTGAGGAGCCAGTATCCCAACCAGCCTAACAGGTTTGGGAAGCTGCTGCTTCGCTTGCCTTCCCTccgcagcgtctcttcttctgtCATAGAGCAGCTTTTCTTCGTCCGTCTGGTGGGGAAAACACCCATAGAAACTCTGATAAGGGACATGCTGCTTTCTGGTAGCAGCTTCAACTGGCCTTACATGGCTATTCAATAG